A region from the Aegilops tauschii subsp. strangulata cultivar AL8/78 chromosome 5, Aet v6.0, whole genome shotgun sequence genome encodes:
- the LOC109760658 gene encoding transcription factor bHLH106, translating to MFPAEASFAGAEAAMLPPFFVGSMWQSAPGGGAAALSEEDEVAAAAAAEAAHDRAVAATRNHREAEKRRRERIKSHLDRLRAVLACDPKIDKATLLAKAVERVRELKQRMAGVVGEAGAAPASHLFPTEHDEIVVLASGGGAGGAAAVFEASLCCDDRSDLLPGLIDTLRALRLRTLRAEMATLGGRVRNVLVLARDAGGHADDDYSTSSEDGGADFLKEALRALVERQGAGAGDRPKRRRVADMNMQAAA from the exons ATGTTTCCGGCGGAGGCGTCGTTCGCCGGCGCGGAAGCGGCCATGCTGCCTCCCTTTTTCGTGGGATCCATGTGGCAgtcggcgccgggcggcggcgcggcggccttGTCCGAGGAGGACGAggtagccgccgctgctgctgccgagGCGGCGCACGACCGCGCGGTGGCGGCGACGCGGAACCACCGCGAGGCCGAGAAGCGCCGCCGCGAGCGGATCAAGTCGCACCTCGACCGCCTCCGCGCCGTCCTCGCCTGCGACCCCAAG ATAGACAAGGCAACGCTGCTGGCCAAGGCGGTAGAGAGGGTGCGGGAGCTGAAGCAGCGCATGGCCGGCGTCGTCGGTGAGGCGGGCGCCGCGCCGGCGAGCCACCTGTTCCCCACGGAGCACGACGAGATCGTGGTGCTCGCGTCgggaggcggcgccggcggcgccgCGGCCGTGTTCGAGGCCTCCCTCTGCTGCGACGACCGCTCCGACCTCCTCCCGGGGCTCATCGACACGCTGCGCGCGCTCCGCCTCCGCACGCTCCGCGCCGAGATGGCCACCCTCGGCGGCCGCGTCCGCAACGTGCTCGTCCTCGCGCGCGACGCCGGAGGACACGCCGACGACGACTACTCCACATCCTCCGAGGACGGCGGCGCCGACTTCCTCAAGGAGGCCCTGAGGGCCCTCGTGGAGAGGCAGGGCGCGGGCGCCGGCGACCGGCCCAAGAGGAGACGCGTCGCTGACATGAACATGCAAGCGGCTGCTTGA